One region of Fragaria vesca subsp. vesca linkage group LG4, FraVesHawaii_1.0, whole genome shotgun sequence genomic DNA includes:
- the LOC101308276 gene encoding clavaminate synthase-like protein At3g21360-like has translation MEHFSKDFSIGACEGQKVVDGETMPLVLQPPEPTRNDVESLVSTIKKNKDWFEQMLIKNSAILLRGFNVQNAVEFNDIVEALGWDDIRYVGPAPRTHIHKRVWTANEGPLSEFIYYHHEMVLIKEFPKQVILFCETPPPEGGQTPFVPSFRVTERMLEEFPEAVEEMEANGLKYTFTAPSKNSTGSMRGRGWEDAFVSSDRAVAEQRANALGMDVEWLEDGSMKTILGPRSLTRVFEGRKGRRMWFNTVVGMHGKEHSSASMADGSEIPDNVVNRCQEIIEEESIQFKWEKGDVLFFDNYALLHGRRPSAAPRRVLVATCK, from the exons ATGGAACACTTCAGCAAGGACTTCAGCATAGGCGCATGCGAAGGCCAAAAGGTTGTGGATGGAGAGACCATGCCACTGGTGCTGCAGCCTCCAGAGCCAACCAGGAATGATGTAGAGTCGCTTGTGTCGACTATCAAGAAAAACAAGGACTGGTTTGAGCAGATGCTTATCAAGAACAGTGCAATCCTGCTTAGAGGTTTCAATGTACAGAATGCAGTGGAGTTCAATGATATTGTGGAAGCTCTCGGGTGGGATGATATTCGTTACGTTGGTCCTGCTCCTCGAACACATATCCACAAGCGTGTCTGGACTGCCAATGAAGGACCTCTGTCTGAGTTCATATACTATCACCATGAGATGGTGCTG ATTAAGGAGTTCCCAAAACAAGTCATCCTATTCTGTGAGACACCACCACCAGAAGGAGGACAGACACCGTTTGTTCCAAGCTTCCGAGTGACCGAAAGGATGCTGGAGGAGTTCCCAGAAGCTGTAGAAGAAATGGAGGCAAATGGCTTGAAGTACACCTTCACAGCTCCTAGCAAGAACAGCACAGGTTCAATGAGGGGTAGGGGATGGGAGGATGCTTTTGTCTCATCAGATCGTGCCGTAGCTGAACAAAG GGCTAATGCTTTAGGCATGGATGTGGAGTGGCTAGAAGATGGTTCGATGAAGACGATATTGGGTCCAAGATCCTTGACAAGGGTGTTTGAAGGAAGGAAAGGAAGGAGAATGTGGTTCAACACGGTTGTGGGAATGCATGGAAAGGAGCACAGTTCTGCTTCGATGGCTGACGGATCGGAGATTCCAGACAATGTGGTGAATAGATGCCAAGAGATTATTGAAGAAGAAAGTATCCAGTTCAAGTGGGAGAAGGGTGATGTGCTCTTCTTTGATAATTATGCTTTGCTCCATGGAAGGAGGCCTTCTGCTGCTCCCAGAAGAGTATTGGTTGCTACCTGCAAGTAA
- the LOC101290951 gene encoding uncharacterized protein LOC101290951 has protein sequence MCSSSSSLFLPTYTSFLVRRRSISPTVTLHKPRSQRLPHRLSASFSDQSFDLSWFPPDPDHYGGWGPLPAPIHPKNHGLHTFVIRTIGASVAVAVAAIAYFSLTRKGFKFRVTSPLQVLHGILSPADTKTVNNGALEEDTRSETMPVSDGKSVVSASAENLERILVPVALDSTQQEALTVLKKLKIIEDDVKADELCTRREYAKWLVRINSLERNAKHRLVPSVSLSGSVVAAFDDVSVKDPDFGSIQALAEAGVIPSKLSPKSSHGNYFFPERFISRQDLIDWKAHLEYDFSPGIIDQISTVVGFMDVKEISPDASARLYTDMLAGEKSILRKVFGQCKRLQPNKPSTKAQAAVALTSGRISEAISSELLRLKAESSARKAEMEVIRSELLDREDIQKFWDEKLNAVKTHGLEVEKAYHAALSILEEEKIVQEKHSAELLKEKAAMDCQRQLLLSLKEEVNEMSEKLASERTTYVAEKCSMQHVLSDLETKRESMLDQKSILESEIEAVRILKSWIEDEAKKSQARAKVLEEVGRRWKWVNQT, from the exons ATGTGCTCATCCAGCTCCTCTCTGTTCCTCCCAACCTACACTTCCTTCCTTGTACGACGTCGTTCTATCTCCCCAACTGTAACCCTACACAAACCCAGATCCCAAAGACTCCCTCATCGCCTCTCTGCCTCATTTTCCGACCAAAGCTTCGACCTTTCTTGGTTTCCTCCCGACCCTGATCACTACGGCGGCTGGGGACCCCTCCCAGCTCCCATTCACCCCAAAAACCATG GGTTACATACATTTGTGATCAGGACTATTGGGGCTTCAGTGGCAGTTGCTGTGGCTGCCATTGCTTACTTCTCGCTAACACGAAAAG GTTTTAAGTTTCGAGTTACTAGTCCATTGCAAGTTCTTCACGGGATATTAAGTCCAGCTGATACTAAAACTGTAAACAATGGAGCATTGGAGGAGGATACAAGGTCGGAGACTATGCCTGTTTCCGACGGGAAAAGTGTTGTTTCAG CTTCTGCAGAGAACCTTGAGAGGATTTTAGTCCCGGTTGCTTTAGATTCTACTCAACAGGAAGCTTTGACAGTTTTGAAGAAACTGAAG ATCATTGAAGATGATGTCAAGGCTGATGAACTGTGTACTAGAAGGGAATATGCTAAATGGCTAGTTCGAATAAACTCGTTGGAAAG GAATGCAAAGCACCGACTTGTCCCATCAGTTTCACTTTCTGGCTCCGTAGTTGCTGCATTTGACGACGTGAGTGTCAAGGACCCTGATTTCGGATCCATCCAAG CCCTGGCGGAAGCTGGTGTTATTCCCAGCAAATTATCACCGAAGAGCTCCCATGGAAACTATTTCTTCCCTGAGAG GTTTATATCCCGACAGGATCTGATTGACTGGAAAGCCCATTTAGAGTATGACTTTTCGCCAGGAATAATTGATCAG ATATCAACAGTAGTAGGTTTTATGGATGTGAAAGAGATCAGTCCAGATGCATCAGCGAGACTATATACTGACATGCTTGCTGGGGAAAAAAGCATACTCAGAAAAGTCTTTG GACAGTGCAAGCGACTGCAACCAAACAAACCTTCAACAAAAGCACAAGCAGCAGTGGCACTAACAAGTGGCAGGATTTCTGAAGCAATTTCTTCTGAACTTTTGAGACTGAAGGCGGAAAGTTCTGCAAGGAAGGCAGAGATGGAAGTTATTAGGTCCGAGTTACTGGATAGAGAAGACATACAGAAGTTTTGGGATGAGAAACTAAATGCAGTGAAAACCCATGGTCTTGAAGTGGAAAAGGCTTATCATGCTGCCCTTAGTATTTTGGAAGAGGAGAAAATTGTTCAAGAAAAGCATTCTGCTGAGCTTTTAAAGGAGAAGGCAGCTATGGACTGTCAAAGGCAATTGCTTCTCAGTCTCAAGGAAGAGGTCAATGAGATGTCAGAAAAGCTTGCATCCGAGAGGACTACTTATGTGGCTGAGAAGTGCAGCATGCAGCATGTGCTGAGTGATTTAGAGACCAAGCGGGAAAGTATGCTTGATCAGAAATCAATACTTGAATCTGAGATAGAAGCTGTCCGAATTCTAAA ATCTTGGATAGAGGATGAAGCAAAGAAGAGCCAAGCTCGTGCCAAGGTACTAGAGGAGGTAGGACGAAGGTGGAAATGGGTTAACCAAACTTAA
- the LOC101307980 gene encoding probable transmembrane ascorbate ferrireductase 4-like — protein MATGSLVPLLLLARISGLLVAVLVLIWTFSFRSSFHHHSTDESFDSFPQQDQGITYSALHPLFMVIGFILISGEAILIHRWLPGSRSLKKSVHLCLQGVALCSGIFGIWTKFQGQRGVVANFYSLHSWMGLVCIILFGAQWVMGFLSFWHRGEARTVRLRVLPWHIFLGLYTYGLAVATAETGLLEKLTFLQTRRNVSKHCPESMVVNSLGLGLALLSGIVILAAISPKYQPTQTKLIYSDTKKCPSC, from the exons ATGGCCACAGGTTCACTAGTCCCTCTGCTCTTGCTTGCTAGAATCTCTGGGCTTTTGGTGGCAGTGCTGGTCTTGATTTGGACTTTTTCATTCAGGTCCAGCTTTCATCATCACTCTACTGATGAGTCTTTTGACTCTTTTCCCCAACAAGACCAAGGGATCACCTATTCA GCTCTTCATCCTTTGTTCATGGTCATTGGCTTTATTCTCATCAGTGGAGAAG CAATTTTGATACATAGGTGGTTGCCTGGTTCAAGAAGTTTGAAGAAATCAGTGCATCTGTGTCTTCAAGGTGTGGCTTTGTGTTCTGGGATCTTTGGGATCTGGACAAAGTTTCAGGGCCAGAGGGGTGTTGTGGCTAACTTCTATAGTCTTCATTCTTGGATGGGTTTGGTCTGCATTATCTTGTTTGGAGCTCAG TGGGTGATGGGTTTCTTGAGCTTTTGGCATAGAGGGGAAGCGCGCACAGTAAGGCTAAGGGTATTGCCTTGGCACATCTTCCTGGGGCTCTACACATATGGTTTGGCAGTGGCTACTGCAGAAACTGGGCTTCTGGAGAAGTTGACATTCTTGCAAACAAGGAGGAATGTGTCTAAACACTGCCCAGAGTCCATGGTTGTTAATAGTTTAGGGCTTGGGTTGGCCTTGCTCAGTGGCATTGTAATATTGGCTGCAATATCACCCAAGTACCAACCCACTCAGACTAAACTAATTTACTCAGATACCAAAAAATGTCCCTCTTGTTAA
- the LOC101308860 gene encoding putative nuclear matrix constituent protein 1-like protein-like translates to MFSPLRKAPAALSLTPRNTDKGKAVAYVDGPPPPLGSLSEIRSGGGAKTSPELQNADWRRFKEVGLLDEAAMERRDRQELANKVDRLEAELYDYQHNMGLLLIEKKEWELQHEELSQALAETQEILHREQRAHLIAMSEVESREENLRKILVEEKKAVAELEKSLREMHEEYTRTKRASEAKLADANALIVSVEDKSLVTDEKFLAAEAKLAEANKKSLEVERRLQEVETQENVLRREQASLATEREAHKETFYRQRVDLNEWEKKLKEGEARLSNLRKLLNEKEEKTNENEIILKQKEKDLYEAERKIESSNALLKDKEDDVNRRLADLVSKEKEVDSASYILEMKEKELHALEEKLSSRENVEIQEHLDQHRAILDRKTQAFELGLEERRKEFDKELSSRIDTVEQKELEISHKEEILKKQEKALDEKSERLKEKNKEVEVNLKNLKEREKNFKADEKKLELERQQILVNIEHLQNLKDEIQKIKDENVQLEQQIREGREKHAITEKEKSDHLRLQSELQQEINNYRLQNELLLKEAEDLKQEREKFEKEWEDLDERRAKVDGELRKVVEEKEQLERLQCIEAERLKEERKAVEDYRQREIENLKQERESFTAKMTNGQIALSEKAQSEHAQMVQDFESRRRDLETDMQKRQDKMVKQLQERETAFEEEKDREYTNINFLKGVADKQREELLSERNTNEKEREALALQKKELEANQLEMREDIDQLDKLSKKIKCQREQLIEERGRFLAFVERVKSCKDCGEITREFVLSDLQVPGMYNVEAVPNSEHKESGWGEKLQQKCKLVVSKVTSNKKLDVSTELPRPPAMQKGKEPKLLASEEARGHSSHENEPQPSLRRCNDSANAEAAVADNNCKAVDGYAPSIDDYSFISSQEQDIPEDSEQSELKSGRRKPARGRKSRLSRTHSVKAVVEDAKKFLGETPEPSNASLLNESSYINEGDSSFTSIGRKRPRPRSSRVESEQDDCDSEGRSGSVTAGGHRKRRQPVASAVQTPGGQRYNLRNRKTAGTLAAASAAPHLKSRRKEESKPESVGAELIQVTTLKPVESTEERVVRFATPEPRDTVNGKADATKLVEEAELSTELNGTESSHSTGGESGDSSGDESGDDYDDEDHPGQVSIGKKIWTFFST, encoded by the exons ATGTTCTCGCCGCTGAGGAAGGCGCCGGCGGCGCTTTCGCTCACGCCGAGGAACACTGACAAAGGCAAGGCCGTAGCCTACGTCGACGGTCCTCCGCCGCCGCTGGGTTCGTTGAGCGAAATCAGAAGCGGCGGCGGGGCCAAAACGTCGCCGGAGTTGCAGAATGCAGATTGGAGGAGGTTTAAGGAGGTTGGGTTGCTCGATGAGGCGGCGATGGAGCGCCGTGACCGCCAAGAACTCGCCAATAAGGTTGATAGGCTCGAAGCCGAG CTTTATGATTACCAGCATAACATGGGGCTTCTCCTTATCGAGAAGAAAGAGTGGGAATTGCAGCATGAGGAGTTGAGCCAAGCATTGGCTGAAACTCAAGAGATTCTACACAGAGAGCAGAGGGCTCATCTAATTGCAATGTCGGAAGTCGAGAGCCGGGAGGAGAATTTGAGGAAGATATTGGTGGAGGAAAAGAAGGCCGTAGCTGAG CTCGAAAAGTCTCTGCGTGAAATGCACGAGGAGTATACCCGGACAAAGCGTGCATCCGAGGCGAAGCTGGCTGATGCCAATGCGTTGATTGTTAGTGTTGAGGATAAATCTCTAGTGACAGATGAGAAGTTCCTTGCTGCGGAAGCCAAGCTTGCTGAGGCCAACAAAAAGAGTCTAGAGGTGGAGAGGAGGTTGCAAGAGGTGGAAACACAGGAGAATGTGCTTCGGAGGGAGCAAGCATCGTTAGCTACAGA GAGAGAGGCACACAAGGAAACCTTTTACAGGCAACGAGTAGACTTGAATGAGTGGGAGAAGAAGCTTAAAGAAGGGGAAGCGAGGCTGAGTAATCTTCGAAAACTTTTGAACGAGAAAGAGGAAAAAACAAATGAGAATGAGATAATTCTTAAGCAAAAAGAGAAAGACCTTTATGAGGCTGAAAGGAAGATTGAGTCTTCAAATGCTCTATTGAAAGACAAGGAAGATGATGTCAATAGACGACTAGCTGACCTAGTTTCAAAGGAAAAG GAGGTTGATTCAGCTTCATACATATTAGAGATGAAGGAGAAAGAATTACATGCATTGGAGGAAAAACTAAGTTCAAGAGAAAAT GTAGAGATTCAAGAGCATCTTGACCAGCACAGGGCCATTCTTGATAGAAAAACACAAGCCTTTGAGTTGGGACTTGAGGAAAGAAGAAAAGAATTTGACAAAGAACTGAGTAGCAGGATAGATACGGTGGAACAAAAGGAACTTGAAATTAGTCACAAGGAAGAAATATTGAAGAAGCAAGAGAAAGCGTTGGATGAGAAATCTGAGAGGCTGAAGGAGAAAAATAAGGAAGTTGAAGTAAATTTGAAAAATTTGAAGGAGAGAGAGAAGAACTTCAAAGCTGATGAGAAAAAGTTAGAGCTGGAAAGGCAGCAAATACTTGTTAATATAGAGCACCTTCAGAATCTTAAAGATGAAATTCAGAAAATAAAAGATGAAAATGTTCAACTGGAGCAGCAAATTCGTGAAGGGAGAGAGAAGCATGCAATTACTGAGAAAGAGAAGTCAGACCACCTGCGTTTGCAGTCAGAGCTACAACAGGAAATAAACAATTATAGACTTCAGAATGAGTTACTTTTGAAGGAAGCTGAAGATCTGAAGCAGGAGAGGGAAAAGTTCGAAAAAGAGTGGGAAGATTTAGATGAGAGAAGAGCTAAAGTTGATGGAGAGCTAAGAAAAGTTGTTGAAGAGAAAGAACAATTGGAAAGATTGCAATGTATTGAAGCAGAGAGGTTGAAAGAAGAGAGAAAAGCAGTGGAGGATTACAGACAGAGGGAGATAGAAAATCTCAAACAGGAGAGAGAATCATTTACCGCTAAGATGACTAATGGGCAGATAGCCTTATCTGAAAAGGCCCAATCTGAGCATGCTCAAATGGTCCAAGATTTTGAGTCACGGAGAAGAGATCTTGAGACTGATATGCAGAAACGGCAAGATAAGATGGTAAAACAACTGCAGGAAAGGGAGACAGCATTTGAGGAGGAGAAGGATAGAGAATATACTAATATTAATTTCTTGAAGGGAGTTGCTGATAAACAAAGAGAAGAGCTATTATCTGAAAGGAATACGAATGAAAAGGAAAGGGAAGCACTTGCACTGCAGAAGAAGGAGCTAGAAGCCAACCAACTTGAAATGCGAGAAGACATAGATCAGCTTGACAAGCTTAGCAAGAAGATCAAGTGCCAGAGGGAACAGCTGATTGAGGAAAGAGGCCGCTTTCTTGCCTTTGTCGAGAGGGTTAAGAGTTGCAAGGACTGTGGAGAAATAACAAGGGAATTTGTGCTCTCTGATCTCCAAGTACCTGGGATGTATAATGTTGAGGCTGTTCCTAATTCAGAACATAAAGAGTCGGGATGGGGGGAAAAACTGCAACAGAAATGCAAGTTAGTGGTTTCCAAAGTAACTTCAAATAAAAAACTTGATGTGTCTACCGAGTTACCACGACCACCAGCTATGCAGAAAGGGAAGGAGCCTAAATTGCTTGCTAGTGAGGAAGCAAGAGGTCATAGCAGTCATGAAAATGAACCTCAGCCATCTCTTAGGAGATGCAATGACTCTGCCAATGCTGAAGCAGCTGTAGCTGATAACAATTGTAAAGCGGTGGATGGGTATGCTCCATCAATTGACGATTACAGTTTCATTAGCAGCCAGGAGCAAGACATTCCAGAAGATTCTGAGCAATCAGAGCTGAAGAGTGGCCGACGAAAACCAGCTAGGGGACGCAAGTCTAGATTGTCTAGAACACACTCAGTGAAGGCAGTTGTTGAAGATGCGAAGAAATTTTTAGGAGAAACTCCAGAACCATCAAATGCAAGTTTGCTCAATGAGAGTAGTTACATAAATGAGGGTGATTCCAGTTTTACTAGCATCGGTCGGAAACGACCACGCCCTCGTAGCTCCAGGGTAGAAAGCGAGCAAGATGATTGCGATAGTGAAGGACGTTCTGGTAGTGTCACAGCTGGTGGGCATAGGAAGAGGAGGCAACCTGTTGCTTCAGCAGTGCAAACCCCAGGTGGACAGCGATATAATCTCAGAAACCGCAAGAC TGCAGGAACATTGGCAGCAGCGTCAGCAGCGCCTCACTTGAAAAGTAGAAGGAAGGAAGAATCAAAACCCGAATCTGTTGGCGCAGAGCTCATTCAGGTCACAACATTAAAACCTGTAGAGTCAACAGAGGAGCGAGTTGTGAGG TTTGCAACACCAGAACCACGAGACACTGTTAATGGCAAGGCTGATGCAACGAAATTGGTTGAAGAGGCAGAGTTGAGTACAGAATTGAATGGCACAGAATCTAGCCACAGCACAGGTGGTGAGAGTGGCGACAGCTCAGGTGATGAGAGCGGTGATGACTATGATGATGAGGATCATCCTGGTCAAGTGTCAATAGGGAAGAAGATCTGGACCTTCTTCAGCACATGA
- the LOC101308565 gene encoding protein decapping 5-like: protein MASEGAARSSSAADSYIGSMISLTSKSEIRYEGVLYNINTQESSIGLRNVRSFGTEGRKKDGPQIPPRDEIYEYILFRGSDIKDLQVKSSPPAQPTPLINNDPAIIQSHYSRPAPSTTSVPSPATGPLPDINSHTAQMGLPGSNFQSSLPLYQPGGNTGSWGIPPPPPMANGGGLAMPMYWQGYYGPPNGLPQLHQQSLLRPPPGLSMPSPMQQPLQYPNFSSSLPTGPSNFPEGPSPLLSAASGSSPSLTSASLAPPIGPILPTTLPPVPSTTLASETLPNKAPSGSPSVGTLSASLPPLSSLTSSSPDISTAVSSISNKPSAVSGSTVPYQSVSQTTSSVGASNSVRPETLVPSLVTPGQLLQSGSATGPSAQSLQAANKDVEVVQDSSTTSPEPSVPVSAEPQPPILPLPPPARAVQKPNGSTFQGRQGYAYRGRERGRGTGSSRPVTKFTEEFDFMAMNEKFNKDEVWGHLGKSSKPSKDKEDGNDSEEEYIEDEDDVELPKLDVKPVYNKDDFFDTISSNSFNNEQNGRTRYSEQVKIDTETFGTFSRYRGGRGGRGPGRGGRGRGGYYGRDYGRDYGRGGYGYNGRGRGRGMSSQGPQ, encoded by the exons ATGGCGTCCGAGGGCGCTGCGAGATCGAGCTCGGCGGCGGATTCGTACATAGGGAGCATGATTAGTTTGACTTCCAAGAGTGAGATCAGATACGAAGGAGTTCTCTACAACATCAACACCCAAGAGTCAAGTATTGGACTCCGCAACG TGCGTTCTTTTGGAACCGAAGGAAGGAAAAAGGATGGACCGCAGATCCCACCGAGGGATGAAATTTATGAGTATATACTCTTCCGTGGGAGTGACATCAAG GATTTACAGGTTAAATCTTCTCCACCAGCTCAGCCTACACCACTGATAAACAATGATCCAGCTATTATTCAG TCTCACTATTCCCGCCCAGCTCCGTCAACAACTAGCGTGCCTTCTCCTGCTACTGGGCCTTTGCCAGATATTAATTCCCATACCGCACAGATGGGACTACCTGGTTCAAATTTCCAAAGTAGTTTACCTTTATATCAACCTGGAGGGAATACAGGGTCATGGGGGATTCCACCTCCTCCTCCAATGGCAAATGGCGGCGGGCTTGCTATGCCAATGTACTGGCAAGGATATTATGGCCCTCCAAATGGCCTTCCTCAGTTACACCAGCAATCTTTGCTTCGTCCGCCACCCGGACTGTCAATGCCTTCTCCCATGCAGCAGCCTTTGCAATACCCCAACTTTAGTTCCTCCTTGCCCACTGGACCTTCCAACTTTCCTGAAGGTCCGTCGCCTTTACTATCAGCTGCTAGTGGTAGTTCTCCTAGTTTGACATCTGCGTCTTTAGCACCACCAATTGGCCCAATTTTGCCGACAACTCTGCCTCCAGTACCTTCCACCACACTAGCTTCTGAAACATTACCTAACAAGGCACCAAGTGGTTCCCCTTCTGTAGGCACTCTTAGTGCAAGCTTGCCGCCACTTTCTTCTCTGACCAGTTCAAGCCCAGATATTAGTACTGCTGTATCATCTATCTCTAACAAGCCTTCTGCAGTTTCTGGTTCAACCGTGCCCTATCAAAGTGTATCTCAAACTACTTCCTCAGTTGGGGCATCCAATTCTGTACGCCCGGAAACACTGGTTCCTTCTTTGGTAACCCCAGGTCAGCTCTTGCAGTCTGGTTCTGCTACTGGCCCCTCAGCTCAATCGTTGCAAGCAGCTAATAAGGATGTGGAGGTTGTTCAAGATTCATCAACAACCTCACCAGAGCCATCTGTCCCAGTATCAGCAGAACCTCAGCCGCCAATATTGCCATTACCACCACCTGCACGGGCAGTTCAAAAG CCAAATGGATCTACATTCCAAGGCCGCCAGGGATATGCTTATAGGGGGCGCGAGCGAGGCAGGGGAACTGGG AGTTCACGTCCTGTAACAAAATTCACTGAAGAATTTGACTTCATGGCAATGAATGAGAAGTTCAATAAGGATGAAGTTTGGGGTCATCTTGGTAAGAGTAGCAAACCTTCTAAGGATAAAGAGGATGGAAATGACAGTGAAGAAGAATATATCGAAGATGAAGATGATGTAGAGTTGCCAAAGCTTGATGTCAAG CCTGTCTACAATAAGGATGATTTCTTTGACACCATCTCCTCCAATTCTTTCAATAACGAACAGAATGGAAGGACTCGGTACTCTGAGCAAGTGAAGATAGATACAGAG ACTTTTGGAACTTTTTCAAGATATCGGGGTGGTCGAGGTGGCCGTGGTCCTGGACGTGGTGGCCGTGGCCGTGGGGGTTACTATGGAAGGGACTATGGTAGGGATTATGGAAGGGGGGGATATGGCTATAATGGAAGGGGCCGTGGCCGAGGGATGTCTAGTCAAGGTCCACAGTAG